Genomic window (Kosakonia sp. BYX6):
GCACCACACAATTAATTCGCGGTGATGATGACGCAGCCAGCCATCATCACCAGGTTAACTCATTCAGCACCATTAAGCCGGAGCAGATCCCTTCATGAGCGCACTGACGATTTATACCGATAATGATGCCAGCACGCCGGTGTGGCAGAGCACCGAAGCCAGTGAAATTCAGCAGCAACTGAACACCAAGGGTGTGCGTTTCGAGCGCTGGCAAGCCGACCGCGATTTAGGCGCCAACCCAACGCCGGAAACGGTGATCACCGCTTATCAACACGCGATCGATAAACTGGTCGCCGAGAAAGGCTACCAAAGCTGGGACGTGATCAGCCTGCGCGCCGATAACCCGCAAAAAGAGGCGATGCGCGCCAAATTCCTCAACGAACATACCCACGGCGAAGACGAAGTGCGTTTTTTTGTGGAAGGCGCCGGGCTGTTCTGCCTGCATATCGGCAACGAAGTGTACCAGGTGCTGTGCGAGAAAAATGACCTGATCTCCGTACCCGCCGGAACACCGCACTGGTTTGATATGGGTTCAGAGCCGAATTTTACCGCAATCAGGATTTTCGATAATCCCGAGGGTTGGATTGCACAATTTACCGGCAATGATATTGCGGACGGGTATCCGCGGTTGGCTTGATAATGAAAGGCTCCTTTCGGGGCCTTTCAACTATTCTTCGAGTCTTGTGATTTCACCATTTTTTCGGCAGCGCACGATCATTAAGATGTTTTTATCAAGGCCATTTTTAGTTACTCAGTCTTCGCTGGTTCAACGCCAAGTGACAATTCGCAGGTTTGCTCAATCACGCTCTTCAGGGCTTTAACAACGGTCAGTAATGCCACTACGGGTGGAATATTTTTGATGATTATTACGATATAGGGATTCTCGAGAATTAATAATGCTGCATCAATCTTCTCTTTCCAGATGCTGTAATAAACTTTGCACATTTCATTACGTCCTGCCGGGAAAGGTGTATTTGCAAAAGCAGCAAGCTCGTCAATCGCTGCAAAAGCTATTTCTAAGCTTTGGACATCATTATCGCCACTCATATATTACCCTCTGGTTGCTAATGCATAGCCGTTCTATGCTCTTTAAGAGTAGAAATAACTGCGTCGAAGGAAAATCATGCTTTTTCATGAATACGAACGGTTATAACTCACCTCACCTTCGCATGATTCTTTATGCAGAAGGATGACTTCCCACTGAAGATATATTTCAGCGTCACTTCAATTAATGGTTGAATATCCGTAAAAATGTAGAATATATCATTAACAAAATAACAACGACCTCTCGATATATTCTATAAAAGGGGCAGTTTAACTTTCGCAAAAATTGACTTTTACATTGTATTTTCTCATTATTTCAATGAGTAACCAACTTCTGGAGTACAAGGTAATTCTCCCGATATTTTTATTAAATTAGGCATGAAGATTTCACTTTAGTCGCCGATAAAAATAACGTCCCCATTCGATATGGATAGCACCTGAGGCCGTTATGACCATCTTAAGAAAATTGTTGTTTGTATTTGCTGTGACCTTTCTTGCCATGCTGCTACTCGGTGGTTTGAGCATCAGAGCGTTAGATAACGCACAGGATCGTTTTGATTATGTTATTGATAATAGTCTGCCTAGTATCAGTAAATTGAGCGAGGCTGCGCAGCATCGTGAGGAAGCAAGGCGACAAATATTAATGTCGTTATTAGTCAGTGAAGAAGATGTATTTATTAAACATATGGCACAGGCCAAAGATGAATTGAATAAAACCAATGAAATCTTTGATTATTATACTTCCCGGCTGATCAGTGATAAGGCTGATGCGCAATTATTGAAAAAGACCCGCGATGCATTTAATGATTATGTGCAAAAGACTGACGCGATGGTCGGTGTTTATCACAGTCAAGGCATCGACGCTGCACGAAGAATGGTGTCCGACGGTGGCGCGACGGCCATTGCGTCTGTCGCGCTAAGCGCGGATTTAACAGAGATGCTGGCGCATAATTACACGATTGCCAAACTGTATGCGGAAAATAACCATACGCAATATATCAATACCTTCTGGCTGCTACTGGGGATGATTATCTTTTTAGTCACTCTGGTCGCCGTATTCGCCTCTGCTATTCTTCGCTATTTAAGTAAAGGCTTAAAAAGTTTGCAAACCAGTATGGGATTAATCAGCCACTCGCTGGATTTGACCCACAAAGTTGATTTGCATAAAAGGGATGAATTGGGCGCGACGGCGGAAAGTTTTAACACGCTGGTGGAGAAAATCAGGTTCGTGTTAACCAATGTAAAAGACGCCAGTCACGAGGTGGATACCGCCGCCAGTGAAATCGCGAAAAGCAATGATGACCTCTCTTCCCGTACCGAATCTCAGGCGTCGTCACTGGAACAGACCGCCGCCAGCATGAATGAGCTTTCGGTCACCGTGAAACACAATATGGATAATGCGCAGGAAGCCAATGCGTTTATTGGCCGCGTGCAAACCATGGTGAATGAAAGTCACCGCGAATTGAGTTCGCTGCAAAAATCCATTGATGATATTTCGGCGTCTTCGGCGAAGATTTCTGAAATCACCGACATTATTGATGGCATCGCTTTCCAGACCAATATTCTGGCGCTGAACGCCGCGGTCGAAGCCGCCCGCGCGGGTGAGCAAGGAAAAGGGTTTGCAGTGGTCGCAGGCGAAGTGCGATCCCTGTCGCAGCGCTCGTCGGTCGCGGCTCGCGATATCCGCAGGCTTATCGACGAAGCCATTAAAAATGTCAGCCAGGGCGTCAATTACGCCGCAAATGTCACCACGCGGATGAACGACGCGCTGGGTGCGGTGGATGAAACGACAGTGCTCATCAATCAAGTGAATCACTCTTCCACCGAGCAAAGCTACGGCATTGAACAGGTCAACGTCGCCGTCAGCCAGATGGAAGGTAACTTGCAGCAAAACGCCGCAATGGTGGAAGAGATGGCGACCGCCGCCAATTCACTCAGCCACCAGGCAGGCAAACTATTGAACGATGTAAACGCGTTTAAGCTTTAACAAACATGCCGGATGGCGGCTGTCGCCTTATCCGGCCTACAAAATGTGTAAACCCGCTAAGCGCTAGCAGGCATTTTAGCTAATGAGAAATCCCAAAATGGGCAGCCGTGATGGCCGAATTCAGCACGAGTGATAGACTGATTTGCGCTATCGCCTTCATTACGATGGATAACAAAGTTTCACAATCTGGGATAACAGGAAACTAATTAACTGATGGACACGCCGCGTTAATCAGCGCGGTCAGATGAAAGGAATATCACTATGGCTAATCCACTCCCACGGGTGTTTCGGCTTACCGGTTCCGTAGGCACATGCGGTACTAACAACCCTGACGACGTAAAACTCCTTCAAAAAATGATCATTCATGCAGGTTACAACGACATTTCCAAACACGCTGTCCGTGCAAACGGTCGATGCGACAGAGAAACGGAATACGCCATTCTTTGGCTTCAGCGTCTGCAAAATATGTCACCGTCTGGGCTACTGCACCCGATGGAAACCTGGTTTTTTAAAATGTTTAGCAACGCCATCACCCCGGGCTGGCGACCACAGCATACTGTTGGACCGCTACATGTACGGGAAGGCCAAATCACTTTTGATGCGGAAGGAAAAGATTACATCACCGCTGTTGCTCCGTTTCGCCAGCCTCAACGTATGCCTAATTTTTCGAGAATTTTGCACTGGCCGGGAAAAGCGTCTGGTGTCACGCTTGGACGTGGTTATGATATGAAACATCGCAGCGCAGGACAGATCCAAGTTGAAATGAGGTCAGCGGGTATCGAAGAGTACAAAGCCATAATTTGCTCAAAAGCTGCTCACCTTTACGGGCGAGAAGCTGCAATATTCGTTAGGGATTATGGACCTTTGGTGGGCGAAATAACTCACTTTCAGCAAGTGCGTCTATTTGAAACCATCTATCCTGATTATCTAAAACTCGCTGAATATTACTATAAAACCTATACTTCAGGCCAAGTGATAATTATCAATGCAACACCATGGATTAATATCAATAAAAAGATTAAAGATGTATTTGTCGATATAGCGTTTCAGGGTGTTGATAATATCAAAACCCTTACAGCATGTGTAGCCAAAAATAACAAATCAAAGCTTATTGAATTTATAACAGCCAGTAGTTTTTATATGTCTTATGAGGCAAACAGGAAAAGGATTAATTATCTCAAATGAAAATCTCTCAGATTGTATTCATAGCTCTCTCTCTGGCAACTTTCGCCACTCAAGCCGCGTCGTTTCAATTTGGAAAAGAAGTTAAAAACTGCCTTACGTTACCGTCATTCGGTGATAATGTAAAAACGCAATCCCAATGCAAAGAAGAAGCAAAAGCCGCTTCGGAAAAATCATTAAATAACACAATCACCAGGCTTCATAAAAGAATTAAGGACGATTACAACACACCCTATCACCTGAATGATATTGACGGTGTAAAAATTAAAGATGTGTTCTGGGAGAAATTTATTAATTCACAAAAGTCGTGGTCCTCATCCAGAGAGGAAATATGCTCCGCCATGGCATCTTTAGTTGGGGAATGGGCTGAAAGCCAGGATGATATTCAAACCCAATGTATTCTGGATCAAAATAAAGGCAGGGAGCGCTACCTTAAAGAGATATATTTGAAATAAGTCATCTCTGTAAATAGCCAGATACAACTGATAAAACCGAAGAGAAAAGCCCGCACACATAGGTGAGCGGGCTTTTTTATAAGCGACTTAGAAGAACGTCACCAAACTCAGGTTAAACCGGTCATCCTGCGATTCGCCGCTTTGGCTGCCGCGCGCATATTCCAGCGACAACATGGCGTTGTTCGGGCTGGCGTCTTCGGTAAACGGAATATCGCTGTTCTCGAATTGCAGGTGTTGGGTTTCATTCTGCACATCCATCAACACCAGGGTGGAGGTGTTGAAATCACGCCCGCGTACCCAGTGGTAGCCGACACGCGTCGAAAGGCGCTGGAAGCGATCGCGCGACGTCACCCCGCAGTCGGTTTTCGGTTTGGTACGGCTGTCCACCCCTTCCACGTTCAGCCAAAAACCATCGTTACCGAGCGGCACAATCCCCCCGTCGCCCACCAGCGACGCGGGCGTACATATTGGGAGGTTTGTAGGCCGGATAAGCGTTTACGCGCCATCCGGCATTCAGCGCGCCGGGCGTTTCGCAGTCGGCGAGTCGTTTACGGATTATTTTGTCTACCCTTAACAAGCACGTTCTGTGGCTTGAGTCGTGGTCACTTCCCGATTATTTCTCAATTAAGGAAGACCAATGAAAAATACCTCCGGACAATCGCGGGTCGCCGTGGTGCTCTATGAGCTGCTAAACCCCATCCCCCTCGGCTTTTTCGTTGCCGCGTGGATCTTCGATATTCTCTATCTCAAAACCTTCCAGATAATGTGGACCGACGCGGCGAGCTGGCTTATCGCAATAGGCCTTATTATTGCCATCCTGCCGCGCTTGATAAACCTGGCGCAGGTGTGGATCACCCAGCGCCGCCTCGCCACGCCTGCGGTAAAAATCCATTTCTGGCTCTGGCTGATTGCCGTGGTGATCGAGATTTTTAACGCCTTTGTGCACAGCCGCGATGCCTACGCCGTGGTGCCGCTCGGCGTGATTCTGTCTACGGTAGTGGTGGTTCTGCTGCTGATTGCTAACGTTCAGCTCGCCGTTTGCACGCGCGTCGGGAAAGGAGAAATCGCATGAAAATGACCCGACACACACTGGCCGCATGTGTTCTCGCCGCGCTGCTCGCAGGCTGCGATCAGGGCGCCAATATCGACCCGGTGAAACAGGTTGGCCCAGAACCCGAACTGCCAAAAGCGCAAAACTTCCTGATGCCGCCGATGCAGGTACCAGAAGGCGTGCCGTGGCAGCAAGGCCAGGCGCCGAAAGTCCCGGATGGGCTAAAAATTGAAAAAGTGGCGGACGGTCTGCAACACCCGCGCCAGCTTTATGTTTTGCCCAATAACGACGTTCTGGTCGCGGAAGCCAACGGCCCATCGAAACCGACCACGCGCCCGAAACAGTTGATTATGGGCGTAGTGCAACAGGCGTCCGGGAAAGGCGGCCCTGGCGGTAATCGCATCACGCTGCTGCGCAATGTCGATGGCAAATGGCAGAAGCACACCTTTATTGAAAACCTGCATTCACCGTTTGGTATACAACTGATCGGCAACACCTTGTGGGTTGCCAATGCCGACAGCCTGGTCAAATTCCCCTATCAGGAAGGCGAAACGACGATCAGTTCGCCTGGCGAAGTGGTGACGGAATTGCCGGGTGGGCCGATTAACCACCACTGGACGAAAGCGCTGCTGGCCAGCCCCGACGGCAGCAAGCTGTATGTCGGCGTCGGCTCTAACAGCAACATCACCGAAAACGGCATTGGCGCAGAGTATCGCCGCGCCGCCGTGCTGGAAGTGGATGCTGCCAGCGGCGCCAGCCGCATTTACGCCAGCGGGCTGCGTAACCCAACGGGTCTGCAATGGGAACCGGAAAGCGGCGCGCTGTGGGCGGTGGTTAACGAGCGGGATGAAATCGGCTCCGATTTAGTGCCGGATTACATGACCTCGGTGAAAGAGAAAGGCTTCTACGGCTGGCCGTACAGCTACTTTGGTCAGCATGTCGATGAGCGCGTGAAACCGCAGCGCCCGGATCTGGTGAAACAGGCAATCAAGCCGGATTACGCGCTCAGTTCCCACGTCGCACCGCTCGGCCTGCTGTTTTACACCGGCGACAATATGCCGCAATACCGCGGCGGCGCGTTTGTCAGCGAGCACGGGAGCTGGAACCGCACACCGCTTAACGGTTATCAAGTCGTATGGGTGAAATTTGAAAACGGTAAACCGGTCGGTCAACCGCTGCCGGTCATTACCGGGTTCCTCACCGATGACCAAAAGCAAGTACGCGGCTTGCCGGTC
Coding sequences:
- a CDS encoding peptidoglycan-binding protein is translated as MANPLPRVFRLTGSVGTCGTNNPDDVKLLQKMIIHAGYNDISKHAVRANGRCDRETEYAILWLQRLQNMSPSGLLHPMETWFFKMFSNAITPGWRPQHTVGPLHVREGQITFDAEGKDYITAVAPFRQPQRMPNFSRILHWPGKASGVTLGRGYDMKHRSAGQIQVEMRSAGIEEYKAIICSKAAHLYGREAAIFVRDYGPLVGEITHFQQVRLFETIYPDYLKLAEYYYKTYTSGQVIIINATPWININKKIKDVFVDIAFQGVDNIKTLTACVAKNNKSKLIEFITASSFYMSYEANRKRINYLK
- a CDS encoding PQQ-dependent sugar dehydrogenase, which codes for MKMTRHTLAACVLAALLAGCDQGANIDPVKQVGPEPELPKAQNFLMPPMQVPEGVPWQQGQAPKVPDGLKIEKVADGLQHPRQLYVLPNNDVLVAEANGPSKPTTRPKQLIMGVVQQASGKGGPGGNRITLLRNVDGKWQKHTFIENLHSPFGIQLIGNTLWVANADSLVKFPYQEGETTISSPGEVVTELPGGPINHHWTKALLASPDGSKLYVGVGSNSNITENGIGAEYRRAAVLEVDAASGASRIYASGLRNPTGLQWEPESGALWAVVNERDEIGSDLVPDYMTSVKEKGFYGWPYSYFGQHVDERVKPQRPDLVKQAIKPDYALSSHVAPLGLLFYTGDNMPQYRGGAFVSEHGSWNRTPLNGYQVVWVKFENGKPVGQPLPVITGFLTDDQKQVRGLPVGLAMDKQGGVLVADDAGNAIWRVSAR
- a CDS encoding 1,2-dihydroxy-3-keto-5-methylthiopentene dioxygenase, producing MSALTIYTDNDASTPVWQSTEASEIQQQLNTKGVRFERWQADRDLGANPTPETVITAYQHAIDKLVAEKGYQSWDVISLRADNPQKEAMRAKFLNEHTHGEDEVRFFVEGAGLFCLHIGNEVYQVLCEKNDLISVPAGTPHWFDMGSEPNFTAIRIFDNPEGWIAQFTGNDIADGYPRLA
- a CDS encoding lysozyme inhibitor LprI family protein, with product MKISQIVFIALSLATFATQAASFQFGKEVKNCLTLPSFGDNVKTQSQCKEEAKAASEKSLNNTITRLHKRIKDDYNTPYHLNDIDGVKIKDVFWEKFINSQKSWSSSREEICSAMASLVGEWAESQDDIQTQCILDQNKGRERYLKEIYLK
- a CDS encoding DUF2231 domain-containing protein, yielding MKNTSGQSRVAVVLYELLNPIPLGFFVAAWIFDILYLKTFQIMWTDAASWLIAIGLIIAILPRLINLAQVWITQRRLATPAVKIHFWLWLIAVVIEIFNAFVHSRDAYAVVPLGVILSTVVVVLLLIANVQLAVCTRVGKGEIA
- a CDS encoding methyl-accepting chemotaxis protein, which gives rise to MLLLGGLSIRALDNAQDRFDYVIDNSLPSISKLSEAAQHREEARRQILMSLLVSEEDVFIKHMAQAKDELNKTNEIFDYYTSRLISDKADAQLLKKTRDAFNDYVQKTDAMVGVYHSQGIDAARRMVSDGGATAIASVALSADLTEMLAHNYTIAKLYAENNHTQYINTFWLLLGMIIFLVTLVAVFASAILRYLSKGLKSLQTSMGLISHSLDLTHKVDLHKRDELGATAESFNTLVEKIRFVLTNVKDASHEVDTAASEIAKSNDDLSSRTESQASSLEQTAASMNELSVTVKHNMDNAQEANAFIGRVQTMVNESHRELSSLQKSIDDISASSAKISEITDIIDGIAFQTNILALNAAVEAARAGEQGKGFAVVAGEVRSLSQRSSVAARDIRRLIDEAIKNVSQGVNYAANVTTRMNDALGAVDETTVLINQVNHSSTEQSYGIEQVNVAVSQMEGNLQQNAAMVEEMATAANSLSHQAGKLLNDVNAFKL